Within the Novosphingobium pentaromativorans US6-1 genome, the region GTGATGGGCGATCATCGCCTTGTTGGCGGTAACCAGCCCCTTGCCATTGCCAATCGCCTTGCGCGCGAGCGACAGGGCAGGTCCATCCGAGCCGCCGACCAGTTCGACGACGACATCGACATCCTCGCGGGCGGCAAGCGCTGCCGGATCGTCTTCCCAGGTGTACTGCGTCAGGTCGACGCCGCGATCCTTGGTGCGGTCGCGCGCGCTTACCGCGGCGATCCGAATCGGACGCCCCGCACGGCGGGCAATCAGCTCCGCGTTGGTCTCGATGAGACGGACGACACCGGTACCGACGGTACCCAGACCTGCGAGTGCGATATTGAGCGGTTCTACCATGGACTTCCCTTTCGGGAGCGCGCCCTAGGCGACGCCGGACGGAATTGCCAGTACCTTCCCGCGCCGACACCCAATCTTGCCGCAGAACTACTGCGCCAACGCCGCTGTCCTCACGGTGCCGCCCCTCAGACGCCCTGCCCAAGCGTCCGGCGGCAAACGCCCAGTTCACCCAGCACCATGCGATAATCGGACTCTGCCTGTCGCCGCGCCGCGAAGCCTTCCGAAACGTTGGCCTTGGGCGGCAGGGCATTGGGCAGGAAGCAGGCCAGGCGATACCATTCGAGCGTGTCGCGCCTTGGCGGATTGCCGACATCGGCGATGAGTTCCGAGAAGGACGCGCCCCAGATCGGCGGCCGCCCCGGCTCATGGCGCACGGTGATCGACGCCGCCGAGCCATCCTTAGTCGACAGGAAGATCTGCGTCTCGCCTTGCCCCGCCAGCGTTCCGGGCACGTAGAGGATCTCACGAACCCCGGTCACTTTCGCCGGCGCGTCGGGCGAGACGAGGGCCTGCAGCACGCGGCGTACTTCGGCATCGGCTTCGGGCGTCCACAGCTGCTGCGCTTCGGGCGAGACGAGCTGTATTTCTCCCGGGCGCCCCTTTACCGCACGTGCGAAGAGAAGAACCTCCTGCTTCTTGAGATTGGGTGCCTTGCCGCGCGCGTCGAGCGGCAGGTCGACAAGGTAGGCAACCGATTCGCCCAGCGGCGTGGATCCCGTGAGCAGGGCCTTGGTGTCGGCCTGCACATAGAAGCGTGCCATGCCCTGCTTAAGCCCGGGAGACCTCTCGTCAGCCACCCGCACCAACTTTCGAATCTGTGCATGGATCACCAGTCCTGACGAATCGGCCAGGTCTGCGATGTCGGCGTAAGTTACCCCGGCCGAAGCCGCCGTGCCTTCCTGAGCCCGTGCTGGAACGGCCTGCGCAAAGAGCACTATTCCGGCAAACCCCGCCGCAAGTGAGCGCAATTTCGATGACATGTGACGGTATCTCCGTGGCAAGAGCATTGAGTATAAGCGTGTCGATTGACAGGCCCAAAGTCGCTTGACGACAATTTCGTCTCAGCCGGGCTGAATTGACGGTTAACCTGTGTCAGGTTCATAAGACATTGCGCAGGGTGGGCTTCGCCGCTAAGGAAGCTCGCAAAACGGGGCAAAAACACAAAATCGCCCCTCGGCCCGGACCTCCGTCGCATAGTCTACGGGTTAAGGGCTGTCAGCCGTCAGGGTGGGTAATTTAGGTTTCGTCATGGTTTTCGCAACTGCGAAGGCCATGGTCGCCCTTGGATTCGTCCGGGGCTTGGTAATGGAGTGATGCGTCTGAATGGCTTACGCTGACCAGCAAATGAGCGGTAATAAGATTACCGCGCTTGTCATTGTCGCGCTGATCCACGTCTTCGTCGGCTATGCGCTAGTCACGGGCCTCGCCTACGAGGCGGCGAAGAAGGTCATCAACAAGGTGACCACCGTGGACATCAAGGAAGATAAACCCAAGGAGGAAGAGCCGCCGCCGCCACCTCCTAAACAGGAAAATGTGCCGCCGCCGCCCATTGTGGCGCCGCCGCCGCCGATCAACATTGCCCCGGCCCCGCCGCCGGTGCAAACCGTGATCACCCCGCCGCCGCCGCCGCCTGTGGTCATCCAGACCGCAGCGCCGCCGCCGCCGCCGCCGCCGCCGTCCAAAGCCAAGGGCGCCTCGCCCAAGGGCATGAACAGCTGGGCCGCCCGCATCCAGGCCAACTATCCGACCCGCGCAGCTCGTGAAGAGCGTGAAGGTCGCGTTGGCGTGCGAGTGACCATCGGCGCGGACGGCAGGGTGTCCTCCTGCTCGGTTACGAGCTCGAGTGGCAGCCCTGACCTGGACGAAGCAGCATGTGACGGCATGAGCCGCTACGCGCGCTTCAACCCGGCCATCGACACCGCGGGTAATCCGACGACGGATACGTATTCGACCGCGATCGTCTACAAGCTCAACTAACTCCTGTACGGCAGGGTCCCGTGCGGACCCAGGCCAACTCCTGCATTCTTCTTGAGAGGTAAAATCGCATGCTTATCGTTGACATCCTCGCCGCTGCCGGCGAAGCCGCCGCGCCTCAGAACAAATTCGGTTTCGCAGAAGCCCTCGAGCAGGGCGGCTTCATCGCCTATGCGACCGTGATCATTCTCGGCATCATGTCCTTCGGTTCGTTCTACATCCTGTTCACCAAGTGGTTCGAACAGTCGAAGATCCTGCGCCAGTTCAACACTGTCCGCAGCAGCTTCTGGAAGGCCCCCACCCTGCGTGAAGGCGCCGCCAAGCTCGAAAAGAACAGCGCATGGCGCCAGCTCGTCGACGACGGCATCGCCGCTGAAGACCAGCACGCCAAGATGACCGATTCGCTCGAAGCCCACGACTGGCTGCACGGCTCGCTCGCTCGCTCGGAATCGACCATCAACGCCCGTCTCGCTTCGGGTCTGCCGTTCCTCGCCACCGTCGGCGCGACCGCACCGTTCATCGGTCTGTTCGGTACCGTCGTCGGCATCTACCGCGCTCTGATCGCCATCGGCATCGCCGGTTCGGCCTCGATCGACAAGGTCGCCGGTCCGGTCGGTGAAGCTCTGATCATGACCGCGCTGGGTCTGCTCGTCGCCGTTCCCGCCGTTCTCGCCTACAACTACCTCCAGAGCCGCAACAAGCGCATCTCGGAAATGCTGACCGGCTTCTCGAACGACGTTCTCGCGAACATCAACTCGAAGGGCGCCGTCAAGCCCGCCATGGCTGCTGCTCCGGCGAAGGCCGCTCCGGCCAAGCCCGCTGCCGCTCCGGCCAAGTCGTAAGACGCTAGGAGCGCGGCAGGTACTCAAGCT harbors:
- a CDS encoding energy transducer TonB — encoded protein: MAYADQQMSGNKITALVIVALIHVFVGYALVTGLAYEAAKKVINKVTTVDIKEDKPKEEEPPPPPPKQENVPPPPIVAPPPPINIAPAPPPVQTVITPPPPPPVVIQTAAPPPPPPPPSKAKGASPKGMNSWAARIQANYPTRAAREEREGRVGVRVTIGADGRVSSCSVTSSSGSPDLDEAACDGMSRYARFNPAIDTAGNPTTDTYSTAIVYKLN
- a CDS encoding MotA/TolQ/ExbB proton channel family protein, yielding MLIVDILAAAGEAAAPQNKFGFAEALEQGGFIAYATVIILGIMSFGSFYILFTKWFEQSKILRQFNTVRSSFWKAPTLREGAAKLEKNSAWRQLVDDGIAAEDQHAKMTDSLEAHDWLHGSLARSESTINARLASGLPFLATVGATAPFIGLFGTVVGIYRALIAIGIAGSASIDKVAGPVGEALIMTALGLLVAVPAVLAYNYLQSRNKRISEMLTGFSNDVLANINSKGAVKPAMAAAPAKAAPAKPAAAPAKS